In Mangifera indica cultivar Alphonso chromosome 7, CATAS_Mindica_2.1, whole genome shotgun sequence, the genomic window GTACTCATTTCTACGAGATGATAATGTTTCCAATGCACTGCAATTCAAAACTTCTAGTTGGTTGAGTGTTTCAGGCAACAGACCATCTAATGATATGCACTTGAGAGATTTACACGAAACAATCCTCAAGTCTTGGAGAAGAGCAACACTTAAAtccttcaaaattttgaattctccACAATATTCAATCCTAAGCTTTTTTAGAGATAAAGGTAAGACATCGCTACCAACAAATGTTAGACTCTCACAgaaattaatctcaaattcttttagAGATGAAGGTAGCATGCCCCTTTCAATAGATCTTAGATTATGACACCTACTAATCACAAGAGAATTtatattagaaagaaaattgatGTTTTCCAAACTTCGCCATGATTCCATAATCTCCTCATTATCATTAATCGTCAAACGATCTACTCTTTGAGAacctttctttaatttatcttcaacCATCGGAATATTTGCAAGATATTTAGAACTCAACAACTTAAAATCAATCGAACCATCATTACATACCATTCCTTCACAATAATAGATTTCTAATTTGCAATGTATTGGATAATTTGAGAATGAGACCACCAACTTTGGACAATCCTTAATGACAAATCTTTTCAATAAAGAAAGATGATCAGGTACTTTTCTAGTAAGTTGGGGACATTTTTTAATAGAAAGCAAATGCAACTTAGGGAAAATTTCATTTCCTCTCCAGCATTCCCAATGCTCCCACTCTTCCAAATCCTCAAAATGAAGAATTTCTAATGACTTGAAAGGTGTTCGAAAATCTATTCTTTTTAGACGTGCCACCTTTTTAATGGTTAAGTCTTCAAGTGAGATCAACATTTTAAGTGAAAGCAAAGACGTGCACCTCTTGCATTCTTCTAATTTAAGAACCACCAAATTAGAGAGCCATGACCAATCTCCTAACCAAGATGGAAAACTTTCACCACCATAGCCTCTGATTGTGAGTTCTTTTAAATTGCTAGGAGGTTTTAGCTTGTCAAGTAGGTTCATTTCTACATTTGCTTTCATTGAGTTTTCTTCATATCCCCATTCTAGTAACAACACTTTTAGGTTGTTCTTACTACTTAGTATTTGCCCTTGTATTTGATTTGGATCTATCacattctttaattttgaaatgtgaAGCTCTCCTTGAAGAAAACTTAAGCTCTTCAAATCTTCCAAATTAGAACCCGTGTCCTTGCCCACAACAAAATTTGacaatatttgaagatttttcaactctttcatTTCATATGGCATCTCTCTTAATGAATTTCGGCCGCTTATATCAAGATGACATAGATTGGTCAAATATCTCATGTTGGAAGGTAACTTCATAAGATCAAAACAATCTTTCAATAGCAAAGTTTGTAAGTTAAATAATTGACTTATTGACTCAGGCAAACTTCTTATCCAAGTATTAGATAAATTGAGATACCTTAGATGCATCATATCTCCAATTGAATCAAGTAAATAGATGATGTTGTATCCTTTAAAAGATAGTACtttcaacatttttaacttCGGCATCAAATCAAAAATAATTGTAGCACTAATATAACCTCCATATTTATGTCCCACGTTCAAAAATGTTCTTAGACTTTTTGCTTTTTCCAAGGCTTTAAATTTTTGctttccaagaaaaaaaatcaaaatcataactGACATGACGAACCTTTTCCAAATTTTCTGATAGTTCaacaatatttttctcatatCTAAAATTGATTCCTTTAAAAACTGATTGAGCAAGATCATGAATAAGATCATGCATAACATATTTAGAACTATTACTACTCAATTGTTGGAAAAGCGACCTTGAacataatttatgaaaacaCTCACCTGCCTCATCCAGTTGCTTATTTGATGGTTGAACAATACCTTCCGCAATCCATAAAAGTGCAAGTTCCTTCTCCTCAAATTCGTAATCCTGAGGAAATATTGCACAATAGCCGAAACATCTTTTTAGATTTGAAGGAAGATAATGATAGCTTAGCTTTAATGCTGGGAGAATGTGATCACTTTCATCAAATGCACTCCATATTTTGCTTTCTAATATTTCTTCCCAAGCATTGCTCGGCTTAGAGTGTAGAAGACAACCAAGGGTCTTTGCTGCCAGTGGTAGGCCTTTGCACCTTTTAACAACTCTTTCATAAATTGAAATGGAAATTTGATCAGCATTAGCAACTGCACCAGTCCCAAACGCATGCTCCTGAAACAAGGATTTACAAGCTTCGTCGGATAAGAGCTTCAATTGATAAGTATGAGAGCATCTTATTGTTTGTGCAACATCTGTATGGCGTGTTGTCACGATCATCGTGCTTCCAAGAGCACCAGCTGCAAAAGGAGACTTAAGCTTTTCCCATTCGATATACTCCACCTTCCATATATCGTCTAATGCtatcaagaatttttttccACTTACTGCCTCTTTCAGCTGAACTTGGACATCATTTAAATTATCTGGAACGGAGGATGAGAATTGCTGAAGAAGTTTCTTTGAGATTGTGAGAACGTCAAAGGTGGTTGAAACACACACCCAAGCTTTTTTCTCAAACTTGATATCTTCCAACTCCTTGTGATTGTACACTTCTCGAGCAATTGTTGTTTTGCCGATCCCTCCCACGCCGACAACTGCTATTAGTTGAAAGTTGGCACCACTTTTCACCATTTTCAGTAATTCGACTTCATCTTCGTTTCTGCCATAAACTTGTCCGAGTGGGACGCTAGAAGTTTCCTCTGGTTTTGGCGGTGCAGCGACGTTAGTTGCTGGCAGTTCCGAAAGCTTTTGAAATTCATGTTCAGCTGATCTTTGTTGGCGAAGTTCTTCCAACCGactattgatttttttgatcTTGGACCCCATCTGGACAGCGAACGAAGGACTAGAGAAAGAAGCAGGGAGACAGATAAATCGTCTGCTGGAGCTAGCCTGGTGTTCTGCCTTGCGTTTGTGTCGCAAAGCTTCGTAGGCAAACTCATCCAGTAAGTCCTCTGCATCATAAGCCCAATGTTGAAGATTGTCAAGCCACTCTTTGACTCGTTTATCCATCAGCTGCCAGTTTTCTGCATTGCGAAGAAGGTTTTCAACCATCTTTAACTTGTTCTCCAGCTCTTTGATCTCTGAATCTACCCCTCCAACAAGTTGCCGGGCAAAGTCCCGCACTTCATTGGACCCCAATATCTTAAACAACCCCTTAACGAGTTCGGAGACGACAGGCTCAAGAACGACTTCCATGTTTCGATTGTTGGAAATAAGGAAAGATTTAAGATTGTAACAAGAAGAGAAGAatgtgagaaagaaagagaaacttgttaattttgtttataaggaGAGTgctcaaaataaaagaatgttTGAGTCACAAGTCATTCTTAGATAAATACCTTACTTATTCTTGAGATAGAGAAGGAAAGGAATCTTTCATGATCATCAACTTTGGGTTGTTTGATTGTGATGCCAACTCTACTTTTACTTGCCTCCTCCTGTCGTCTACAGGCCATGCcttgtataaaataaaaatgaatagagAATCATTCTTTGTGTCTTTCCTCAGCCATTTTGGTTTCTTCATCCTTGATCATTCTTCATAATTCACTctgtatatattataaatggaAAGGACAGTCTTCTTATATACCACTCCTCTGCTTTTAAATTGTACAAAGCAAAGGAGATTCTCTGCTCGCTCTCTGTTTATAAGATTTCACTGAGAATTTTCCCTTTCTCAATTAGGCCATTTCTGGCTGTGCTATATAGGCttgtttccaattttaaaaaaagggtTAACTTATTAGAGGTtaatgaatgtttgcaattgaGGCTTGTCACTACCCAAAGCTTCAGCATCATTGAAATGGTGGTGGCTCAATAACAAACAGGCAATGCTATAACATGTTTATTATCAAACCTTTTTCTGCCTAATTAGCCTGAGGTTTTATTGGTTAAAAGAAGTATATAAGATTAGTGAAAGAAAGCCATAAGACAATCACACACACAAGAACACCTAATGTACGCGGTTCGGAAAATTTGTGCCTACATCCACGGGAGATGAGTCAAATGAcaaaaatggaaataataatacaaagtcTAATGCAGTCGCATTAAACCCTAACCCAAACGCAAAACTGTTGTACACCCTTATCTCTCTCCCACTTTATGTACACACAAGTtccaaaatatgaaattttcttcTGCAGTCTTTTTCTTCAACTATTAAACAAGTCCTCATAATTTCCAAACACCATTCATGAGTCAAACAACATTATAAACAGAGAAGCCTGCAATTTTTCCCCACCAGTGCAAATATTCCTCGTCATCACAATTAGTCCATGGCACCATGGCAACATGAAGAAGAAGCAATGATCTAGTGGCTTGTGGTGTTGATCGTCTTTATATTTTCTACAAATCTCTATGACATCAGTCTTAATGAATTTCACTTTCCAACTAAGTGGCTACACTACctgcaaaacaaagaaaaagtacGAAATGTTTTAGGCCCAACAAAAGCAACTTTGAGAACATTCTTTAAAGAAATTACTTAGGACTTGAGACTATTCAATTGATTTGTTAAGGGCTTGAGATTATTTTACCCAGTACTTACCTTGATTTGATCTTACCATATGAATGCTGGTAACACATATGATGGATGTGCATCATATTTCGATGAAAGAGTTTGGACAGGAGACAAATCTGAAACTTCTCCAAAACTGCTTCGTCCAAGTTCATTTGCATGGATACCTCCAGTGGTAAATACTGATTGGATTCCAACTGCATTGGCTCCCTTAATATCATGGTGAAGGGAATCGCCCACAGCAATAGTCTTTAGCATCAACACCGACTATGTTCATCGctgatttatatattatctgatgaattattaCAAAGGTGATAAAGCAAAGTCAACTGCACACGTACAATCATACgcataaaaaacataaataactgAACAATTTTACTAATTAGATCAAGACTAAGAGATCCAGTGACCTTATCAGGCTTGCCCATCCATCTCACTGCACCTCCAAGCTTTTGGATGCCAACGTACCTAGAAGGATCAACAAAATTTACATCTCAATTGGTAGGataacaaaattccaaaatctgcaatttatatatagagaaattCCAGGTTCTGTACAACAGGCCAAATTGTGAACAAAATCACCGGCAACAGGTATAAAAATGTCACAACACAGTCAAAGCTGCCATCTCAGAGCAAGCTATTTTCCTTACACAATGTCGTGGTGTACTAAAGAGAATAGAATTTACCAGGCATAACATGCAGAGCCCTTGCCTCAACAGTCACATAATCTAGATTGGCTACAATCATTAGAATTTTCTTAGCTGCACAAAgctccaatattttttcaagATCATCAAGACTAGTAGGATGTGTCTCTCCTAAAGGGAGCCCCAAAGCTTTAGTACTATGGTCCAAAATAAACTCAGCTTCTTCTATATCCTCTACAACCTGAAGGCCAAGCCCCTACAACAAGAAATGCTTGAGATATGTATGAGCATATTGAATTGACTATTAAGTGGTTATACAAACAATCACAAAAAcccaaataaagaaattttgctcattttgaatgaactaaATAAAACAGGGTAGACCATCTTACAATActacaataattatatttatgataaatgagTAGAGCACCTAAATATGTTTAGACACTCAAAATTGGAGGCACATTCTTAACAACCAAGTCACGACTTTACCTATTTCCCAAAaggtcactttttttttttggttgcctTTGGGAGTGACAGTTTCAACCCTCTGATAATTGCcaatttaaacaaattgaaaatgttttattcTTCAAACAAGGATTTATAGTCAGAACCTTTCTTAAATTAATGCTCCTcgatttctttattttcaagtaCCGTACATCGATCAAACAAGGAAAGAGAGAATCCTAGGTAGTTACATGTCATTGGAATTAATTGAAGCACCAagagaattagaagaaaaatagcTATAAAACTTTAATACTTAGCATGCCTCAAGGCATATAGCACGACGATCACACCAAGTCATGTGAATGCAAGACCTTCCGAGTGCTACAAACCAAGCATCATCTCTCCTatttatagtataatatatgaaaaaaaaattagatgtaCTGTACAACcttaaacaatgtataaaaagTCAACAACACACATGCCATCCAGAGGATGAAATATGACTGAAAAACAATAccctgaaataaaattttagtgagaaatgaaaaaaaataataatcagaaACTCATAAGAAGAACAAGTTAAGAGAGTAAAAtcaatgtgaaaatttttttttttttggctaagcTATCAACGTGAAAAGTTGAGAGAATAAAAATGATCTTTTGACAAGCACCGATCATGGAATAGATGAATCATTGATTATAGTTCCCCATTCAAAAATAACGCGTCAATTGAACCACCAGAAAAGCTGATTTAAGGTGTGTGGTAAGAGAAATGAACTGAACACACTCAATTAAGaattaacacaaaaacaaaattcatgtTGAAAGAATAGGGGGGCGTATAAACTAAGAGCAAACATTGAATTCGGCATGAGAATTGAactatacaaaatattaattcatattgagAATAAATGATTTCTTAATCTTTAATCTTAGAAGGTGCAATACCCAACCTTTGCAAGTACTGATGTGTTAATTCTCTACTAATGATAGCTCCTACAAAGAGAGAAGTATTAAATCCAAGACTCTTCATCTTCTCCATCGTGGTTGAAACATGCCGTGAAGAGTTACTTATGATCTCCATTTCTACACCAGTGGTTGCTATCTTTTCTCCTATCACCCAAAAAGagaaattcaaaacaataaacaatacactatcacatcatttatataGTCAAGATATCAACCCAAAAATCTTAAGTGAAACATTCCAAGaactgaaatataaaataagttgaCATTTCTTATCACGTACACATCCAAAGCTTATTACCAAACATACAACCAGAGACAATCAAACTCTATCACTATCACCAGCTAACAATACACAACCCAAGAATTTAAGTTGTCGGACCATCATTAGTATCCATGCAAAATGTAGCTATATATAAAGC contains:
- the LOC123220811 gene encoding putative disease resistance RPP13-like protein 1, translating into MEVVLEPVVSELVKGLFKILGSNEVRDFARQLVGGVDSEIKELENKLKMVENLLRNAENWQLMDKRVKEWLDNLQHWAYDAEDLLDEFAYEALRHKRKAEHQASSSRRFICLPASFSSPSFAVQMGSKIKKINSRLEELRQQRSAEHEFQKLSELPATNVAAPPKPEETSSVPLGQVYGRNEDEVELLKMVKSGANFQLIAVVGVGGIGKTTIAREVYNHKELEDIKFEKKAWVCVSTTFDVLTISKKLLQQFSSSVPDNLNDVQVQLKEAVSGKKFLIALDDIWKVEYIEWEKLKSPFAAGALGSTMIVTTRHTDVAQTIRCSHTYQLKLLSDEACKSLFQEHAFGTGAVANADQISISIYERVVKRCKGLPLAAKTLGCLLHSKPSNAWEEILESKIWSAFDESDHILPALKLSYHYLPSNLKRCFGYCAIFPQDYEFEEKELALLWIAEGIVQPSNKQLDEAVFKGINFRYEKNIVELSENLEKLPSNMRYLTNLCHLDISGRNSLREMPYEMKELKNLQILSNFVVGKDTGSNLEDLKSLSFLQGELHISKLKNVIDPNQIQGQILSSKNNLKVLLLEWGYEENSMKANVEMNLLDKLKPPSNLKELTIRGYGGESFPSWLGDWSWLSNLVVLKLEECKRCTSLLSLKMLISLEDLTIKKVARLKRIDFRTPFKSLEILHFEDLEEWEHWECWRGNEIFPKLHLLSIKKCPQLTRKVPDHLSLLKRFVIKDCPKLVVSFSNYPIHCKLEIYYCEGMVCNDGSIDFKLLSSKYLANIPMVEDKLKKGSQRVDRLTINDNEEIMESWRSLENINFLSNINSLVISRCHNLRSIERGMLPSSLKEFEINFCESLTFVGSDVLPLSLKKLRIEYCGEFKILKDLSVALLQDLRIVSCKSLKCISLDGLLPETLNQLEVLNCSALETLSSRRNEYLPKALTSIFIIVCEELKSIVESFDNST
- the LOC123220812 gene encoding uncharacterized protein LOC123220812, with translation MMAKCSFQSIDTLPLKSIDGLRHLAETRRFKGLGLQVVEDIEEAEFILDHSTKALGLPLGETHPTSLDDLEKILELCAAKKILMIVANLDYVTVEARALYVGIQKLGGAVRWMGKPDKVTGSLSLDLISKIVQLFMFFMRMITIAVGDSLHHDIKGANAVGIQSVFTTGGIHANELGRSSFGEVSDLSPVQTLSSKYDAHPSYVLPAFIW